From the Martelella mediterranea DSM 17316 genome, one window contains:
- a CDS encoding alpha/beta fold hydrolase — MDEQADIQSTERHAGEARSGAPLRLQAPDGMWLGGFIWSHGVAERPVVVISAATSVRCRYYARFADYLYGHGFNVITYDYRGIGESRPKSLRGFDADWVDWGELDLEGALCHARAEFPGQPIQVVAHSIGGFAIGLAPSNHRIGRILTVGSQFAHWRDYAARHRLRMFAKWHIVMPMLTGLFGYFPAKRLGWMEDTPAGVVRDWSRMRARFEQTVRQDRIIDDQRQAEKLRQRFAGVTAPILAIGLDDDPHGTPAAIDRLLAYFTASHRRHWRLHPDDIGVETIGHFAFFHDRFKDSLWPIALSWLQTGEIPAGAPGRLLAETRPSEKDDTERTDR; from the coding sequence ATGGACGAACAAGCCGATATACAATCGACGGAACGTCATGCCGGAGAGGCGCGATCGGGCGCGCCGCTGCGTCTTCAGGCGCCCGACGGCATGTGGCTCGGCGGCTTCATATGGAGCCATGGCGTGGCCGAAAGACCCGTGGTGGTAATCTCGGCAGCGACATCGGTTCGCTGCCGATATTACGCGCGATTTGCCGATTACCTTTATGGTCACGGTTTCAACGTCATCACCTATGATTATCGCGGCATCGGCGAATCCCGCCCGAAATCGCTGCGCGGCTTCGACGCCGACTGGGTGGACTGGGGTGAACTCGATCTCGAAGGCGCGCTCTGCCATGCCCGGGCGGAATTTCCCGGCCAGCCGATCCAGGTTGTCGCCCACTCGATCGGCGGATTTGCGATCGGCCTTGCGCCATCGAACCACCGGATCGGACGCATCCTCACCGTCGGGTCGCAATTCGCCCACTGGCGCGATTATGCGGCCAGACACCGCCTGCGGATGTTTGCGAAATGGCATATCGTCATGCCGATGCTGACGGGGCTCTTTGGCTATTTCCCCGCCAAGCGTCTTGGCTGGATGGAAGACACGCCCGCCGGCGTGGTGCGCGACTGGAGCCGGATGAGAGCCCGTTTCGAGCAGACCGTGCGGCAGGATCGCATCATCGACGACCAGCGCCAGGCCGAGAAACTGCGCCAGCGCTTCGCCGGCGTGACAGCGCCGATCCTGGCGATCGGCCTCGATGACGATCCCCACGGAACACCCGCGGCGATCGATCGGCTTCTGGCTTATTTCACCGCCAGTCACCGGCGGCACTGGCGTCTCCATCCCGACGACATAGGCGTCGAGACAATCGGCCATTTCGCCTTCTTCCACGACCGCTTCAAGGACAGTCTATGGCCGATCGCGCTTTCATGGCTGCAAACCGGCGAGATTCCCGCCGGCGCGCCGGGCCGGCTGCTGGCCGAGACGAGGCCCTCGGAGAAAGACGATACTGAGCGTACGGATCGTTGA